A genomic segment from Clostridium pasteurianum BC1 encodes:
- the rpe gene encoding ribulose-phosphate 3-epimerase — MIKLSPSILSADLSKLGEDVIALEKFGADMIHIDVMDGKFVPNISFGMPIIKAIRKISKLNFDVHLMIEEPSRYIEDFAVAGADIITIHYESDIHLDRTIKYIKSFGKKAGIAINPATPISVLECIIEEVDMILIMSVNPGFGGQSFINYTLNKISQLKKIADKYNPSLMIEVDGGINADNIKAVVDAGANVIVAGSAVFRNNEIEKNIRTLKEGI, encoded by the coding sequence ATGATAAAATTATCTCCATCTATACTATCTGCGGATTTATCAAAGCTTGGAGAAGATGTTATTGCTTTAGAAAAATTTGGAGCAGATATGATACATATTGATGTAATGGACGGAAAATTTGTTCCAAATATATCTTTTGGTATGCCTATTATTAAAGCTATACGAAAAATATCAAAATTAAATTTTGATGTGCATTTGATGATTGAAGAGCCATCTAGATATATAGAAGATTTTGCTGTGGCTGGTGCGGATATTATAACTATTCACTATGAAAGTGATATACATTTGGATAGAACAATAAAATATATAAAGAGTTTTGGTAAAAAAGCTGGTATTGCCATAAATCCTGCAACGCCTATATCAGTATTAGAATGTATTATAGAAGAAGTAGATATGATACTTATAATGTCTGTTAATCCTGGTTTTGGTGGGCAAAGTTTTATAAATTACACTTTAAATAAAATAAGTCAGCTTAAAAAGATTGCTGACAAATATAATCCATCTCTTATGATTGAAGTGGATGGAGGAATAAATGCTGATAATATAAAAGCAGTTGTAGATGCTGGTGCTAATGTCATTGTAGCAGGTTCAGCAGTTTTTAGGAACAATGAAATAGAGAAAAATATAAGAACTTTAAAAGAAGGCATTTGA
- a CDS encoding thiamine diphosphokinase: MKVIIVSGGKPPEEQTLRNYLDNETYIISADSGANTLYKYSIVPNIILGDFDSIHSNVLNYFQKVGCKTISYPAEKNFTDTEAAIEEAIKLNPQEVLLFGCTGSRLDHTLANLGLLHKCLNNNIKAYIIDENNIISLHHKDFEVKGKRGELFSLQAFGHVVNNLSILRAKYELYNYDLKFGDPRTVSNELLDLPVSITFKSGILILIKARD; the protein is encoded by the coding sequence ATGAAGGTAATTATCGTTTCTGGAGGTAAACCTCCTGAGGAACAAACCTTAAGAAACTATTTAGATAATGAAACCTATATTATAAGTGCAGATAGTGGAGCAAATACATTGTATAAGTATAGTATAGTGCCTAATATTATACTAGGAGATTTTGACTCAATACATAGTAATGTGCTTAATTATTTTCAGAAAGTGGGATGTAAAACAATTTCCTATCCAGCAGAAAAAAATTTTACTGATACTGAAGCAGCTATAGAGGAGGCTATTAAACTTAATCCTCAAGAAGTTTTACTTTTTGGATGTACAGGTAGCCGATTAGATCACACTTTAGCTAATTTAGGTTTATTGCATAAATGTTTAAATAATAATATAAAGGCTTATATTATAGATGAAAATAATATAATATCTCTTCACCATAAAGACTTTGAGGTTAAAGGAAAGAGAGGAGAATTATTTTCATTACAAGCCTTTGGACATGTAGTAAATAATTTATCAATTCTTAGGGCAAAATATGAACTTTATAATTATGATTTGAAATTTGGAGATCCAAGAACAGTATCTAATGAGTTACTAGATCTTCCAGTTTCTATTACTTTTAAAAGTGGAATATTAATACTTATTAAAGCTAGAGATTAA
- the rpmB gene encoding 50S ribosomal protein L28 translates to MSRKCDICDKGLVAGVQYSHSHRQSKRTWLPNVKKVKAIVNGTPRTIHVCTRCLRSGKVQRAI, encoded by the coding sequence ATGTCAAGAAAATGTGATATATGTGATAAAGGACTAGTAGCAGGAGTTCAGTACAGTCATTCACATCGTCAATCAAAAAGAACTTGGCTTCCTAATGTAAAGAAAGTTAAAGCAATCGTAAATGGAACACCAAGAACAATACATGTATGTACAAGATGCCTTCGTTCAGGTAAGGTTCAACGTGCTATATAA
- a CDS encoding Asp23/Gls24 family envelope stress response protein, with product MMGIANENGSINYSVDVLANIVGISTMECYGVVGMASKNASDGFWELIKGENLSKGVKINSKDNNINIELYIIVEYGTKISVIANNIIQKIKYNVENYTGLKVSSITVNVQGVRV from the coding sequence ATGATGGGTATAGCCAATGAAAATGGATCCATTAACTATTCAGTTGATGTTCTTGCTAATATTGTAGGTATCTCTACTATGGAATGTTACGGTGTTGTTGGTATGGCTTCAAAAAATGCCAGTGATGGTTTTTGGGAACTAATTAAAGGAGAAAATTTAAGTAAAGGTGTAAAAATAAACTCAAAAGATAATAATATTAATATAGAACTATATATCATTGTAGAATATGGTACAAAAATTTCTGTTATAGCAAATAATATAATTCAAAAAATAAAATACAATGTAGAGAATTATACAGGACTTAAAGTCTCTAGCATAACAGTTAACGTTCAGGGTGTTAGAGTCTAG